A portion of the Bacillus thuringiensis genome contains these proteins:
- a CDS encoding DUF6884 domain-containing protein, with protein MKRLCIIPCGKKKIWDKYSNYGPMEAKDVYISPFGKACQAYATMFFENWVILSAKHGFLRPNDIVLENYDLAFDSKSDEVISIEQLQKQMVDKSLLQFDEIVLLAGKKHKKVVTKLYPEEMITYPLEGCKGIGYMLQRLKEAVKEEAEI; from the coding sequence ATGAAAAGGCTATGTATAATTCCATGTGGAAAAAAGAAAATTTGGGATAAGTATTCAAACTACGGACCGATGGAAGCAAAAGATGTATATATTAGTCCGTTCGGAAAAGCATGTCAGGCGTACGCAACTATGTTTTTCGAAAACTGGGTTATATTATCAGCGAAACATGGATTTTTAAGACCAAATGATATTGTATTAGAAAACTATGATCTTGCATTTGATTCAAAAAGCGATGAGGTAATAAGTATAGAGCAATTACAAAAACAGATGGTAGATAAAAGTTTACTACAGTTTGACGAAATCGTCTTACTAGCGGGAAAAAAGCATAAAAAAGTAGTGACAAAGTTATATCCAGAAGAAATGATTACATATCCGTTAGAAGGATGCAAAGGGATTGGGTATATGTTGCAGAGGTTGAAAGAGGCAGTGAAGGAAGAGGCGGAAATATAG
- the ppaC gene encoding manganese-dependent inorganic pyrophosphatase has product MEKVLVFGHKNPDTDAICSAIAYAELKKELGMNAEPVRLGEISGETQFALDYFKVEGPRFVETVASEVDNVILVDHNERQQSANDIESVRVLEVIDHHRIANFETSDPIYYRCEPVGCTATILNKMYKENGVTIRKEVAGLMLSAIISDSLLFKSPTCTEQDVAAARELAEIASVDADSYGLEMLKAGADLSGKTMEQLISLDAKEFQMGNAKVEIAQVNAVDTNDVLVHQAELEKVISAVVEEKGLDLFLFVVTDILTNDSVGLAIGKAANVVEKAYNVSLENNTATLKGVVSRKKQIVPVLTEAFQA; this is encoded by the coding sequence ATGGAAAAAGTACTAGTTTTCGGGCATAAAAACCCAGATACAGATGCAATTTGTTCTGCAATTGCTTATGCAGAATTGAAAAAAGAATTAGGAATGAATGCTGAGCCTGTACGTTTAGGCGAAATCAGCGGTGAAACTCAATTTGCGTTAGACTATTTTAAAGTAGAAGGACCGCGTTTTGTTGAGACAGTAGCAAGCGAAGTGGACAACGTTATTTTAGTTGACCATAACGAGCGTCAACAAAGTGCTAACGATATCGAATCAGTTCGTGTGTTAGAAGTTATTGACCATCACCGTATTGCTAACTTTGAAACAAGCGATCCTATATACTATCGTTGTGAGCCAGTGGGATGTACAGCTACAATCTTAAACAAAATGTACAAAGAAAATGGCGTTACAATTCGTAAAGAAGTTGCAGGTTTAATGTTATCTGCAATTATTTCAGATTCTTTACTATTCAAATCTCCAACTTGCACAGAACAAGACGTAGCAGCTGCTCGTGAATTAGCGGAAATCGCTAGTGTAGATGCTGATAGCTACGGCTTAGAAATGTTAAAAGCTGGTGCTGACTTAAGCGGAAAAACAATGGAGCAATTAATCTCTCTTGACGCTAAAGAATTCCAAATGGGTAATGCGAAAGTTGAAATCGCACAAGTAAACGCTGTTGATACAAACGACGTTCTTGTACACCAAGCGGAACTTGAAAAAGTAATCTCTGCAGTAGTAGAAGAAAAAGGTTTAGACCTATTCTTATTCGTTGTAACTGATATCTTAACTAACGATTCTGTCGGTCTTGCGATCGGTAAAGCAGCAAACGTAGTTGAGAAAGCATACAACGTATCACTAGAAAACAACACAGCTACATTAAAAGGTGTTGTATCTCGTAAAAAACAAATCGTACCAGTATTAACAGAAGCATTCCAAGCTTAA
- a CDS encoding DUF4017 family protein gives MKNIIPALLVYFIVCVISVIIPASEGYNYVSWKLFVGQVYAIPIFFITTIITFYINKKKSYE, from the coding sequence ATGAAAAATATTATCCCTGCACTATTAGTCTATTTTATCGTTTGCGTTATTTCCGTTATCATTCCAGCATCTGAAGGCTATAATTATGTCAGCTGGAAGTTATTTGTTGGGCAAGTGTATGCGATACCTATTTTCTTCATTACTACTATCATTACATTTTATATAAACAAGAAAAAATCTTACGAATAA
- a CDS encoding carboxymuconolactone decarboxylase family protein — protein sequence MDKMTGGNKMEHEQHSSINDILHHYKEGIGSFTNQIPEIAETYNAFTQACFQEGTLTKREKQLIALGISLATQDEYCTIYHTKGCLDQGCSDKEILEACGVSAAFAGGAAMSQAVTLVQECLTELKNQKH from the coding sequence ATGGATAAAATGACTGGAGGGAATAAGATGGAACATGAGCAACATAGTTCGATAAATGATATTCTACACCATTATAAAGAAGGTATAGGTAGTTTTACAAATCAAATTCCTGAAATCGCTGAGACATATAATGCGTTCACGCAAGCTTGTTTTCAAGAGGGTACTTTAACAAAAAGAGAAAAACAACTTATTGCATTAGGAATTAGTTTAGCAACGCAAGATGAGTATTGTACAATTTATCATACAAAAGGTTGTCTTGATCAAGGATGTTCGGATAAAGAGATTCTGGAAGCATGTGGTGTTTCAGCAGCATTTGCTGGCGGAGCTGCGATGAGTCAAGCGGTAACTTTAGTACAAGAATGTTTAACAGAACTGAAAAATCAAAAGCATTGA
- a CDS encoding GH25 family lysozyme codes for MGYIVDISKWNGNINWDIAAPQLDFVIARVQDGSNYVDPLYKNYVQAMKVRNIPFGNYAFCRFVSVEDARIEARDFWNRGDKNATVWVADVEVRTMNDMRTGAQAFIDELRRLGAKKVGLYIAHHMYAPFGMANVNSDFIWIPRYGGNKPAYPCDIWQYTETGNVAGIGKCDLNELIGNKPLAWFTNQTVEPIKKQEGVGIIVNKYNKVVTYEFGVNLIPDMIQMMDKLGYTSKIISRGNNQGLVYFETDYRQGNELDKATAWLDTKGIKFFYTKE; via the coding sequence ATGGGTTACATTGTAGATATTTCAAAATGGAATGGCAATATTAACTGGGATATCGCAGCCCCACAATTAGATTTCGTAATTGCACGTGTGCAAGATGGTTCAAATTATGTTGATCCTTTATATAAAAATTATGTACAAGCAATGAAAGTAAGAAATATTCCGTTTGGTAATTACGCGTTCTGTCGTTTCGTTTCAGTAGAGGATGCACGGATAGAAGCGAGAGACTTTTGGAACCGTGGTGATAAAAATGCAACAGTTTGGGTAGCTGACGTAGAAGTAAGAACAATGAACGATATGAGAACGGGTGCACAAGCCTTTATTGATGAATTACGCAGATTAGGAGCTAAGAAAGTCGGTTTATATATTGCTCATCATATGTATGCTCCATTTGGAATGGCAAATGTCAATTCTGATTTTATATGGATTCCTCGTTATGGTGGTAACAAACCGGCGTATCCATGTGATATTTGGCAATACACAGAAACAGGGAATGTAGCTGGTATCGGAAAGTGTGATTTAAATGAGCTAATTGGAAATAAACCGTTAGCTTGGTTCACAAATCAAACTGTTGAGCCAATAAAAAAACAAGAAGGGGTTGGAATTATAGTGAATAAATATAACAAAGTAGTTACTTATGAATTTGGTGTAAATTTAATTCCTGACATGATTCAAATGATGGATAAGCTTGGATATACTTCTAAAATAATATCTCGCGGAAATAACCAAGGGCTTGTGTATTTTGAGACAGATTATCGTCAAGGGAACGAACTGGACAAAGCAACGGCTTGGTTAGATACGAAAGGAATTAAATTTTTTTATACAAAAGAGTAG
- a CDS encoding GNAT family N-acetyltransferase — MRNLVIEEIKQLENDMEELSKLLKTVVNDGASIGFLPPLEQKDATKYWQTVLAPEVILYVAKINNEVAGSIQLQLVTKPNGIHRAEICKLMTHPNFRCNGIGRLLMQKAEERAKEENRSLLVLDTREGDPSNKLYKSLDYQEVGTIPGYAISPNGKLDATVLYYKCI, encoded by the coding sequence ATGCGAAATTTAGTAATTGAAGAAATTAAGCAACTAGAAAATGATATGGAAGAACTTTCGAAACTTTTGAAAACGGTTGTAAATGATGGGGCATCAATTGGTTTTTTGCCTCCACTGGAACAAAAAGACGCAACAAAGTATTGGCAAACAGTATTAGCGCCAGAAGTGATATTGTATGTGGCTAAAATAAACAACGAAGTAGCAGGGAGTATTCAATTACAATTAGTTACAAAGCCAAACGGAATTCATAGAGCCGAGATTTGCAAATTAATGACTCATCCAAACTTTAGATGTAACGGTATTGGACGATTGCTTATGCAAAAAGCAGAGGAACGAGCGAAGGAAGAAAACAGGTCTCTTTTAGTATTAGATACTAGAGAAGGAGATCCTTCCAATAAATTGTACAAATCACTAGACTACCAAGAAGTTGGAACAATACCAGGGTATGCAATTTCTCCGAATGGAAAGTTAGATGCTACGGTTCTTTATTATAAATGCATATAA
- a CDS encoding N-acetylmuramoyl-L-alanine amidase produces MARYSLHGGHNSIVQGANFGNRREHVLDRQVKDAVAAKLRALGHTVYDDTDEVGTTQSQNLNNIIRKSNSNAVDLVISFHLNASNGNGQGVEVLYYDQKDLAAKISAQLAKDIGWRDRGAKQRTDLAVLNGTKAPAILIELGFIDNESDMAKWNVDKIANSIVFALTGQTGGGAVDLLKVKTGGVAFSNLQALAQAMVDAGIDGQIIVQKDGIGYAITNGYQAGNIDKFTAWLDARKWYYEYVR; encoded by the coding sequence ATGGCCAGATATAGTTTGCACGGAGGACACAATAGTATTGTTCAAGGTGCTAATTTTGGGAATCGGAGAGAACACGTTCTAGATAGGCAAGTTAAAGATGCTGTGGCGGCTAAGTTAAGAGCCTTAGGACACACGGTTTATGACGATACGGACGAGGTAGGGACAACTCAATCACAAAATTTAAATAATATCATTCGTAAAAGCAATTCCAATGCTGTGGATTTAGTTATTTCTTTTCATCTTAATGCGAGCAATGGAAATGGACAGGGTGTTGAGGTTCTGTATTATGATCAGAAAGACTTAGCGGCTAAAATCTCAGCTCAACTAGCAAAAGATATTGGATGGCGTGATCGAGGTGCGAAACAGCGTACAGATTTAGCGGTATTAAATGGGACGAAAGCACCTGCTATTCTTATAGAATTAGGATTTATTGACAATGAGTCCGACATGGCAAAATGGAATGTTGATAAAATCGCTAATTCTATTGTATTTGCTCTTACAGGACAAACTGGAGGAGGTGCAGTGGATTTGCTCAAAGTAAAAACTGGCGGTGTAGCATTTAGTAATTTACAAGCCTTAGCTCAAGCAATGGTTGATGCAGGTATTGATGGACAAATTATCGTTCAGAAAGATGGCATTGGTTATGCTATAACGAATGGCTACCAAGCTGGAAATATCGATAAATTTACAGCTTGGTTAGATGCACGTAAGTGGTACTATGAGTATGTGAGATAA
- a CDS encoding M3 family oligoendopeptidase: MFNDLESKLQSLLERNITSVSELESWLSEELRLNTEIEEELTINLIAMYRNTKDSNIRDIHMYNQNEIQPLLKRYNAKFDQKFRDCPFSDLLDEQKYGFMKKARFVKSEMFNEKNIALSVKEQELITKYREIMSSISINWEGEQKTYAYVKARLDNPNRAIREKAWYALCEARSIIKIEIDCIMKELVQLRNQMALNAGFNNYSEYAFKQKNRDYSIEDCYKFHESIEKCVVPIWKQLGSLFKKNLDVKTYRPWDLAPCNLQKSSFENYIDLLDGVEEMFRKTDSCFHEEFTHIRKAGLIDVQERKNKASGAACFTLPHSKDVFVYSNFSPSFYAINALIHELGHAFHFYKQFNNESSMQERYLREEVAELYSLSLELLLMDKLNIFYTQEDDYKEVQRVQLYRTLSLLISSVSGDVFQHWLYTNPNHSPEERDEKYIELCKRYKYSSVDIAGVENEIGSSWFESFHFAQFPFYKIEYAIAQIGAMQLFQIYRENPEQAIAFFKEGASSDWNLSIQEIYKNTGVAFEFSEERIQSTARAILDLINELK; the protein is encoded by the coding sequence ATGTTTAATGATTTGGAGAGTAAATTACAGTCACTTTTAGAGCGAAATATTACGTCGGTTTCAGAATTAGAGAGCTGGCTTTCGGAGGAGCTGCGTTTAAACACAGAAATAGAAGAGGAGTTAACGATCAATTTAATCGCTATGTATAGAAATACAAAAGATAGTAATATACGTGATATACATATGTATAACCAAAATGAAATTCAGCCACTTTTAAAAAGATACAATGCAAAATTTGACCAGAAATTTAGAGATTGTCCGTTTTCTGATTTATTAGATGAGCAGAAATATGGATTTATGAAAAAAGCAAGATTTGTGAAGAGTGAGATGTTTAATGAAAAGAACATAGCGCTTTCCGTTAAAGAGCAAGAACTTATTACGAAATATAGAGAAATAATGTCTAGCATATCTATTAATTGGGAAGGCGAGCAAAAGACGTATGCATACGTAAAAGCAAGGCTAGATAACCCAAATAGAGCTATTCGTGAAAAAGCTTGGTACGCTTTGTGCGAAGCAAGAAGTATAATAAAAATAGAAATAGATTGTATTATGAAGGAACTCGTACAATTGCGGAATCAGATGGCTTTAAATGCAGGGTTTAATAATTATAGTGAATATGCCTTTAAACAAAAAAATAGAGATTACAGTATTGAAGATTGTTATAAGTTTCATGAGTCGATAGAAAAGTGTGTTGTACCAATTTGGAAACAGTTAGGAAGTCTTTTTAAAAAGAATCTTGATGTAAAAACGTATCGTCCTTGGGATCTTGCTCCTTGTAATTTGCAAAAATCTTCATTTGAAAATTACATTGATTTATTGGATGGGGTTGAAGAAATGTTTCGGAAGACAGATTCATGTTTTCATGAGGAATTTACTCATATAAGGAAAGCGGGATTAATTGACGTACAAGAACGGAAAAATAAAGCATCAGGGGCAGCTTGCTTTACCTTACCTCATAGTAAAGACGTTTTTGTTTATTCTAATTTTAGTCCTTCATTTTATGCAATTAATGCATTAATACATGAATTGGGGCATGCATTTCATTTTTATAAACAATTTAACAATGAAAGTAGTATGCAGGAAAGGTACCTTCGTGAAGAGGTGGCGGAACTTTATTCCCTTAGCCTGGAGTTGCTATTAATGGATAAGCTTAATATTTTTTATACGCAAGAGGATGATTATAAAGAAGTACAGCGAGTTCAATTATATCGTACTTTATCGTTATTAATATCGTCAGTTTCAGGAGATGTATTTCAGCACTGGCTTTACACAAATCCAAACCATTCACCAGAAGAGCGAGATGAGAAATATATTGAACTATGTAAAAGGTATAAATATTCATCAGTTGATATTGCAGGAGTAGAGAATGAAATTGGTTCGAGTTGGTTTGAGTCATTTCACTTTGCTCAGTTTCCTTTTTATAAAATTGAATATGCAATTGCACAAATAGGAGCAATGCAATTGTTTCAAATTTATCGAGAGAATCCGGAACAAGCGATTGCTTTCTTTAAAGAGGGAGCGAGTTCAGATTGGAATTTATCTATACAGGAAATATATAAAAATACAGGTGTTGCGTTTGAATTTTCGGAAGAAAGGATACAAAGTACTGCAAGGGCTATTTTAGATTTGATTAACGAATTAAAATAA
- a CDS encoding HD domain-containing protein, whose protein sequence is MKYILDRTYAKELLEWAYEQNPGPWFGHSIHVAHATENIIIELIKKGYDLDADIAYNAALLHDIGRYKGFTKSVIHSYDGYMYMNDLGYTGNAIICVTHSFPCKNEHIDIAAEWNLVPDHMKSRLVAILNEHSNYDLYNKVITLCDALADADGFTTLERRLISVGLRHGTTSHTSLHWKGFYAIKQELEVLIGKSIYTVLPDVETSIYKDMKY, encoded by the coding sequence ATGAAATATATATTAGATAGAACATATGCAAAAGAATTACTCGAATGGGCATATGAACAAAACCCCGGCCCTTGGTTTGGACATTCAATACATGTTGCTCATGCAACTGAAAACATAATTATAGAGCTTATCAAAAAAGGGTATGACCTAGACGCTGACATAGCATATAACGCTGCCCTTTTGCATGATATCGGGAGATACAAAGGTTTTACCAAATCGGTCATTCATTCCTATGATGGTTATATGTATATGAATGATTTAGGATATACAGGAAACGCCATTATTTGTGTGACACACTCATTTCCCTGTAAAAATGAACATATAGATATCGCAGCGGAATGGAATCTCGTTCCTGACCATATGAAAAGCCGCTTAGTTGCAATATTGAATGAACATAGTAACTACGACTTATATAATAAAGTAATTACTCTTTGTGACGCTCTTGCTGACGCAGATGGCTTTACTACGCTGGAAAGAAGATTAATTTCAGTTGGTTTGCGTCATGGTACAACATCTCATACATCTTTACATTGGAAAGGTTTTTATGCAATTAAGCAAGAATTAGAAGTTTTAATCGGTAAGAGTATATACACAGTTCTTCCTGATGTAGAAACATCTATTTATAAAGATATGAAATATTAA
- a CDS encoding IS3 family transposase (programmed frameshift), whose protein sequence is MAKFTADEKIQIVLRYLNGNESYRELGRSLGISDTIILNWVNQYKQNGLEAFLKRCTNYTQQFKLDVLNFMIENGMSLFETAAIFNIPAPSTISVWKKQLETQGIDALQSKKKGRPSMKKDSNKQLKQPLAEGSVEALEARIKQLEMENEYFKKVKCLSSKQGKITKQDKAQVVYELRHKYSVKALVELATIPRSTYYDLVKKMNRPDVDADLKAEIKAIYEENEGRYGYRRIRDELTNRGQKVNHKKVQRIMKELGLKCVVRMKKYKSYKGKVGRIAPNILERNFHTDAPNQKWVTDITEFKLFGEKLYVSPVLDLYNGEIITYTIGSRPTYSLVSDMLEKALERLPETHQLLMHSDQGWHYQMRQYVRTLESRAIVQSMSRKGNCYDNAVIENFFGIMKSEFLYIKEFENVEHFKIELEKYIDYYNTKRIKAKLKMSPVQYRTHFYQAA, encoded by the exons ATGGCTAAATTTACAGCTGATGAAAAAATACAAATCGTTCTACGTTATTTGAACGGAAATGAAAGTTATCGAGAACTGGGTAGATCGCTCGGTATAAGTGACACAATCATTTTGAATTGGGTAAACCAATATAAACAGAATGGTCTGGAAGCTTTTCTAAAACGATGTACAAATTACACACAACAATTTAAACTAGACGTACTAAACTTTATGATTGAAAACGGTATGTCCTTATTTGAGACGGCAGCTATCTTTAATATTCCTGCCCCTTCAACGATTTCTGTTTGGAAAAAACAGCTCGAAACACAAGGAATTGATGCCCTTCAATCTAAGAAAAAGGGGCGTCCATCCATGAAAAAAGATTCAAATAAACAATTAAAACAACCTTTAGCTGAAGGGTCAGTCGAAGCACTTGAAGCACGCATTAAACAGCTTGAGATGGAAAATGAGTACT TTAAAAAAGTTAAATGCCTTAGTTCAAAACAAGGAAAAATCACAAAACAAGACAAAGCGCAAGTAGTCTATGAATTAAGGCATAAATATTCGGTCAAAGCACTCGTGGAGCTAGCTACTATTCCTCGAAGCACGTATTATGATTTAGTAAAGAAAATGAATCGTCCAGATGTAGATGCCGATTTGAAAGCTGAGATTAAAGCGATTTATGAGGAAAATGAAGGTCGTTATGGTTACCGTCGCATTCGTGATGAATTAACGAATCGTGGCCAGAAAGTGAACCACAAGAAGGTTCAGCGCATTATGAAAGAGCTTGGGTTAAAGTGTGTTGTGCGTATGAAGAAATATAAATCCTATAAAGGAAAAGTCGGTAGAATTGCACCTAATATTTTAGAGCGTAATTTTCATACAGATGCACCGAATCAAAAGTGGGTAACAGACATCACAGAGTTTAAATTGTTTGGAGAAAAACTGTATGTATCACCTGTATTAGATTTGTATAATGGTGAAATTATTACCTATACAATTGGTTCTAGACCGACGTATTCGCTTGTTTCAGACATGTTAGAGAAAGCATTGGAACGTTTACCCGAAACCCACCAGCTACTGATGCATTCGGATCAAGGATGGCATTATCAAATGAGACAGTACGTCCGGACACTTGAATCAAGAGCTATCGTCCAGAGTATGTCTCGAAAAGGAAACTGTTACGACAACGCAGTAATAGAAAATTTCTTTGGGATTATGAAGTCGGAGTTCCTCTACATAAAAGAATTTGAAAATGTAGAGCACTTTAAAATAGAATTAGAAAAATATATAGATTATTATAATACGAAACGGATTAAGGCAAAATTAAAAATGAGCCCGGTACAATACCGGACTCACTTTTATCAAGCTGCCTAA
- a CDS encoding lytic polysaccharide monooxygenase codes for MKKNSLQKMKKVILSGGVLLTGLLTFGFSEKASAHGYVESPASRSYLCKQEVNVNCGPIQYEPQSVEGIGGFPQLGPSDGQIAGAGHFPALDVQTVDRWKKVTLNGGTNTFKWKLTAPHSTKEWKYYITKKGWNPNKPLTRSDLDLVPFYVENDGGARPGTTVTHEANVPTDRSGYHLILAVWEIADTGNAFYQVIDVNLVNNGLASNFAFNNVVQTPTLF; via the coding sequence ATGAAAAAGAATAGTTTACAAAAGATGAAGAAAGTTATTTTAAGTGGTGGCGTATTACTTACGGGATTATTAACATTTGGATTTTCAGAAAAGGCTTCAGCTCATGGATATGTAGAATCACCAGCGAGCCGATCTTATTTATGTAAGCAAGAGGTAAATGTAAATTGTGGACCAATTCAATATGAACCACAAAGTGTAGAAGGGATAGGTGGATTTCCGCAACTAGGACCTTCTGATGGACAAATTGCAGGGGCTGGTCACTTTCCCGCTTTAGATGTTCAAACTGTAGATAGGTGGAAGAAAGTTACGTTAAATGGCGGGACGAATACATTCAAGTGGAAACTAACGGCTCCTCATAGTACGAAAGAGTGGAAATATTATATTACGAAAAAAGGTTGGAATCCAAATAAACCTTTAACGCGATCAGATTTAGATTTAGTGCCATTCTATGTGGAAAATGACGGTGGAGCTAGACCGGGGACAACAGTAACGCACGAAGCAAATGTACCAACTGACCGTAGTGGATACCATCTTATTTTAGCTGTTTGGGAAATTGCAGACACTGGAAATGCGTTTTATCAAGTTATAGATGTAAACCTTGTGAATAATGGCTTAGCTTCAAATTTCGCTTTTAACAATGTAGTGCAAACTCCTACACTATTTTAA